GTGATCCATCCGTCGGCGAGGGAACTCTGCAGCGCTGGCGTTCGGGATTCTCGACTGCAAGCGGTTGTCGCGCCATAGGACTGGGATACGCGCAAGCGATGCGACGAAGAATGATTTCAAATCAAGATGGTGCGGGTGGAGGGACTTGAACCCCCACGCCTTGCGGCGCCAGAACCTAAATCTGGTGCGTCTACCAGTTTCGCCACACCCGCATCGGAGGGTCTATTAGCAAGCTGCGCGGGCGGGGGCCAGCCCGAAAATCACACCTCCAGCGCGCGCAGAACGGATGGTATCTGTTCGGGCAGATCATCGGCGATCAGACCGGGGCCGAATTGGCGCGCGGCCTCTGCGTGCAGAAGCGCGGCCAGACCGGCTGCATGGAATGGCGGGATCGCGCGCGCCAGAAGGCCGGCTGCCATTCCGGCCAGAACATCTCCTGAGCCGGCGGTTGCCAGCCAGGGAACATCCAGCGCCGAATGGATGCAGCACTCGCCTGTCGGGGCTGCCACCACGGTATCAGGACCCTTGAGCAGGACAACGGCCCCGGATCGCGCAGAAGCATCTCGGGTGGCATCGATGCGGGAATGACATGTTTTTCCGGCCTGATGCTCGGCCTTGTGCAGTCGGGCAGCGATATCGGGGAAGAGGCGTGAGAATTCGCCTTCATGCGGGGTCAGGACGCAGCGGTCGTGCAGTTGCGCCAAGAGGCTGTCATCTCGGGCGATGGCGCTGAGGGCATCGGCATCCAGAATGCAGGGCAGGCGGGTCTGCAAGGCTGTGGGCAGCAGTTCTGCGGCGCGATTGATGCCGCAGCCGGGTCCAATGCAGATGCTGCTGATACGGCCATCGGTCAAGAGATCTGCCAGAGCGGCGCCGTCATCAATGGGGCGACGCATCAGCGCATCGGGCGGGCCGGCATGTTCCGGCATGGCCGGTTGCGGCGGGCACAGCGTTACCAGCCCCGCACCAAGCCGCAGGGCCGCGCGCGCCGACAGCCGCGCTGCCCCACCATGGCCGGCTGCGCCTGCGACGATGATGGCATGGCCGTGCCGATATTTGTGTCCTTCGGGGGATTTTCCCAGCAGACGGGGCAACCCGGGAGCGGCGTCGCCAGGTCGTCGGATCGCATGCAGCGGTTGGCGTTGCGTGGCGGCCGCCC
This is a stretch of genomic DNA from Paracoccus seriniphilus. It encodes these proteins:
- a CDS encoding NAD(P)H-hydrate dehydratase → MMLFGSEILTTAQMRAIESDAIDSGAATGLQLMERAGTLAAGHIRLANPKPGRAVILCGPGNNGGDGYVVARQLHHAGWSVRVLGLDNMPGPDAAHMKALWQELGPIHPLSDEQLHGEAPADIYVDAIFGTGLTRPADHRIMAILKRLGSDDPRYRDKLYAIDCVSGLCLDCGAMLGWPDDQLSRAPHARMTIAFDSPKPGHLLRPGCLLSGQVVIADIGISAQRRAAATQRQPLHAIRRPGDAAPGLPRLLGKSPEGHKYRHGHAIIVAGAAGHGGAARLSARAALRLGAGLVTLCPPQPAMPEHAGPPDALMRRPIDDGAALADLLTDGRISSICIGPGCGINRAAELLPTALQTRLPCILDADALSAIARDDSLLAQLHDRCVLTPHEGEFSRLFPDIAARLHKAEHQAGKTCHSRIDATRDASARSGAVVLLKGPDTVVAAPTGECCIHSALDVPWLATAGSGDVLAGMAAGLLARAIPPFHAAGLAALLHAEAARQFGPGLIADDLPEQIPSVLRALEV